From one Acidobacteriota bacterium genomic stretch:
- a CDS encoding fused MFS/spermidine synthase, with product MDFRSRISQFVLELTVFVCGALVMIYEINGSRILAPHIGTSTYVWTSLIGVILGALSLGYWYGGKLADRRPELRILASVLFLAAGLVSLTILVKDLALAFIVKAPLILEIKSLLAALFLFAPASVLLGFVTPFAVKLRTLSLDETGSTVGRLYALSTVGSIFGTFAAGFVLIPFVGSTRTLYLIAASLFGVALMLSPFAVSKLKVISLTVFLCGILTGEAFSLYLFSKYELVDADTQYNRVQIFRATDEATGRQIRAMAIDPATLQSKMFLDGDELATEYLKYYHLVRHFKPDFEEVLMIGGAGYSYPKDFLRIYPGKRIDTVEIDPKMTALARKHFNLRDDPRLKIIHEDGRMFLNRAPDGAYDAVFLDAFSALFSIPFHLTTREAAVEVRRVLKPDGVVIFNIGGALTGDGSRFFRAELATYREVFPDVEVFKVRPERGDGTVQNLIIVARASTGPLNESADPEIARLMANRRTVDVEPGTPILTDDLAPVEYYNSNH from the coding sequence ATGGATTTCCGATCAAGAATCTCCCAATTCGTTCTTGAACTGACCGTCTTCGTTTGCGGCGCGTTGGTGATGATCTACGAGATCAACGGTTCGCGGATCCTGGCACCGCACATCGGGACGTCGACCTATGTTTGGACAAGCCTGATCGGCGTCATTCTCGGAGCGTTGAGCCTCGGCTACTGGTACGGCGGGAAACTCGCCGACCGCCGGCCCGAATTGAGAATACTCGCATCTGTTCTGTTTCTGGCGGCCGGACTCGTTTCTTTGACGATTCTCGTTAAAGACCTCGCGCTGGCGTTCATCGTGAAGGCGCCGCTGATCCTCGAAATCAAATCGCTGCTCGCGGCCTTGTTCCTGTTCGCGCCGGCGAGCGTTTTGCTCGGATTCGTGACGCCTTTCGCCGTCAAACTCCGAACCCTGTCGCTCGACGAAACCGGCTCGACCGTCGGCAGGCTCTACGCGCTCTCGACCGTCGGCAGCATCTTCGGAACATTCGCGGCGGGTTTTGTCTTGATCCCATTCGTCGGCAGCACGCGCACGCTTTACCTGATCGCCGCTTCGCTTTTCGGAGTCGCGTTGATGCTGTCGCCTTTCGCGGTTTCCAAACTCAAAGTCATCAGCTTGACGGTTTTCCTTTGCGGTATTCTAACGGGCGAAGCTTTCAGCCTGTATCTGTTTTCCAAGTACGAGCTTGTCGACGCCGACACGCAATACAACCGCGTCCAGATCTTCCGCGCGACGGACGAGGCAACCGGTCGGCAGATCCGGGCGATGGCAATCGATCCGGCCACGCTCCAGTCAAAGATGTTCCTGGACGGCGACGAACTGGCGACCGAGTATCTCAAGTACTATCACCTCGTACGGCATTTCAAGCCGGATTTCGAAGAGGTGCTGATGATCGGCGGCGCCGGTTATTCTTATCCGAAAGACTTCCTGAGAATCTATCCGGGAAAACGGATCGACACCGTTGAGATCGACCCGAAAATGACGGCGCTTGCCCGGAAACACTTCAATTTGCGCGACGATCCGCGGCTCAAGATCATTCACGAGGACGGCCGTATGTTTCTCAACCGCGCTCCCGACGGCGCATACGATGCGGTTTTTCTCGACGCGTTCTCGGCGCTGTTCAGCATTCCGTTTCATCTTACGACGCGCGAGGCGGCGGTCGAGGTGCGACGTGTTTTGAAACCCGACGGTGTCGTGATCTTCAATATCGGCGGCGCCTTGACCGGCGACGGGAGCAGGTTTTTCCGGGCCGAACTCGCGACCTATCGCGAGGTGTTTCCGGACGTCGAGGTGTTCAAGGTCCGGCCGGAACGCGGTGACGGGACGGTGCAGAATCTGATCATCGTTGCCCGGGCTTCGACCGGGCCGTTGAACGAGAGCGCCGATCCCGAGATCGCACGTTTAATGGCGAACCGGCGGACGGTTGATGTCGAACCGGGAACACCGATACTGACCGACGATCTGGCGCCGGTCGAGTACTACAATTCGAATCATTGA